tcaaacaaatgggactctgctctaaataaaaaattatttacacttccaataaaagtttccgaaagatagTTTTAGTCCTTttaagtagttgttatcacattgatatatgttcaagtgttcatttttgtgacaactttcattttagctagttatttgatgctatagaaacggggcgtgtcgttaAGATTGGCGTGGTGTAATTGGTCGCGtgagcgtttgggcggaagtttgataccgcggctccgcctctggctccacggacgattccttctgcgcatgccctggctccaaactgacgtttttacgtaacatggcggcgaccgtggacggacatttttggcttcaattcattacaatggagggaggcgacgtcgcgtcgtccatctttttttacagtctatgactAAGAACAACGGAAAATTTTAAGTTGCAATTTTTTTACCAGAAATGGCTAGgtactatactctcattctggcataataatcaaggactttgctgctgtaacatggctgcagcaggtgtagtgatattatgcactgcccgaaaatagtcccttggttactttcaatagcaggggactatttttatgcgttacttaatattattgcacctgctgcagccatgttactgcagcaaagtccttgattattacggcagaatgagagtatatttcctagccatatctgcctaaaaaaatcgcaacttttaattttccgttggtcttagtacacaatgtaactacagaagatttCAAGTATTTTTTaccgcaatgctaatggtctaatcagattcaatggattatgctaagctatgctaaagtggtactgccagatgTAATGTATTGACTTTTCTTCTTTTATACTTTAAATTGATTTTTAATGCTTTGCTTGTATTGTTGGAACAGGCTGTGAAATATGGTAAACTGATGGCGTACGATTATGGAAAAGCTGGAAATATGGCACATTATAATCAGGTAATCAAGCATTTTCTATAAGCCATTTCCCCCACTAACTACAGTGTACATTTAATGTGTTCCATTCAATGAGACGTGTCTCTTAGTTTCATTCTTCTCCTATTCAATGAGACATGTATTTTAGTTATATTTAGATGACATTAGGCCAATAGTTCTTATGTTAGGAGATACCCTTAGCTCACAAATATCCTGCTTCTCTCTATTCAGTCGACCCCTCCTGCGTACAACGTTCAGGACATGATGGTACCCACAGCTCTGTGGTCGGGTGGACAGGACACTCTGGCAGATCCTAAGGACGTGGCTGTGTTGCTTACACAGATACCTAAATTGGTGTATCACCGCAACATCGAACACTGGGAGCATCTGGACTTCATCTGGGGCTTGGATGCCCCACAGGAAATGTACAACAAAATGATAGAACTGATGAGACAGTATGCATAAAGGGACATTTTGATTGAAAGTCAGGTTTTAACATCAGTGTTAGCTTCAAGCATTAATTACggtttgtcttttttgtgcATATCTTGTGAGATGAAACTAATGTTCTACCTCACTGTGCTgtaagatttttattttgttttttgggGCTGGTAACCTAGTCTGCAATTTATGAATGTTATTGCAAGTCTGAGCCTTTTAAAAGTTTGTCATCCAAAGACAGAGGTTTTCCAAAGAAATGGTTACAATGTTTTTTTGGCTTAGCTTTTACTAACCACTATTAGTTTTGACTGTACTGTAGCATTTTATTGCCGATTTTATGATTTATTCATGTAATGGAATTATTACACGTTTTTATGTTCATCTTTGATTTTACTCATATGCTTTAAGGATAGTTGAATAGACTTAACAATGAAATCATATGTTGGTCAAAgaatttaaatgtttgtaaaacATGACATAAAGCCCAAAAAACATACAACAATAAAATAGACATCATACAGAAAAAATTACATAGTTTTATTGTCTTAATACAAATctacaaatgtgtttgttttattagCAACTTTAACAATATAGCACAAACCAAATTCAAATCTATTATTACAGTAATAAAAACCAACTTTAACTGCGTAACATAAAAAACTGAATTCACAGTACACTTTTATCAATGTTTAATATGAAAAACTTCATTGCTTTTAACAAAACCAAAATCAGTCAAACACAAGTATGTATAAATAGAAATCAGTATAGCAACATAATTTATgtgagaaatgtatttttgtaacAGTAAGTGTGATACAATCTGTGAGAATGTGATGAAGTGCAAGTTTTATGTGGGTATTGGAGCAAAGTCAATGTGAAACTCCAGTCAGATGACAAGGACACTGCTGCTGCACATAATGTAACATACAAGCCTTCTGTTAATACTTTTACATTGATTTTGTTAACATTGCGACAATTTTGTGGAATTTTAGTCTTTTTGCAATATCTAGTGGTGTTTCATGTTTCTGTAAAAGAAAAAATGCACACATTAATCATACACACAACATGCATTTATTGATGCATAGTAACTGAAGTActtttaacaacatttaaactAAACTAATTCATTTACTCACTTTGTTCTTTATTGAAACATCTGCATTTTTCAACAACAGCAATGGAATAATTCTCTGACTTTTTCTGTGGCAAGCATAGTGAAGTCCTGTGTTCCCTTTCtgaaaatatgcaaatgtaCACAGATGTTAACCTCCTTTTTTGGCAAGATAAGGAATGTAACTGACATGGAAATTAATGTAAATCAGAGGTCTTCAAAAATGTACAGCCCGAGGACCCCTAGATGGATAGCTAGGAGCAGGAAATCCCAGCAAATACTGCATGTAAAAAACCTGGCCTATAGTTACATGCATATAGTCCACAATGGATAGGTTTATGCATTTTGATATGATGattacattacaaaataaaaatatatttttgtcatGCCAAGTCATATacagttaaagcaacactatgtagtttttttacctttaaattatgtctctaaaattatttcagtgatagaacaacttttaactggacaaattgtactgttgctgcaacctgagcagcctcctagctgctacaagcacactctgaaagtggcggtggagggtagggaacacagccccacccctccccctgcctgcagaagagtgtctgataccaggcactgttgcgcttttcaaccacatggtggagctgtaagtcatttttacatggaaactacacagtgttgctttaacaaacTACAATAAATTTCATTTTACTTGATAGATTTTAATActcttcatttaaaaaaaaagatgtcaAAAAATGATTAGACGACCCCTCTGTGGCACCACAATGCACTTTTGATGTAAATAAAGTATAATTgttaagggggggggggggggttaaagctatttcatgcattctgacttattaacactgttTAGGAGTTGGAATCATCCTGCTTAACTTGTTCAGAACCCAGcattatgaaaacaatggatagaggttgtttatccggggtagcagtggagttgtgcatgtgtgtttgtttaatttacTTACTTATATACTTACATAGTCTATAGCATTTATGTCCACCTTACTGGTCAACAGAAGCTCCATCAGAGCCACATTCTTTTTTTGCTTTTCTACCTTTATGGAGAATAAAACACAGTAGTAAAGCACAAAAAAACATACGTTTCTATAACTGAACTGGTGGAACATGGCACTACCAATGATTATACCAATGAAATTACCATGCACACAACATGACCACAAAACAATCATTTTCTTTAAGCTTCTTAAGTAATCGTATCGCACAGAGCATATAAACgtatatatttttcaaagtTTCAACATATTTTGTATCGATTGTTATTAGCATTTTCCAAAAATATGTGGAATTAACAATGGGGGGGACTTACCATTATGAGATAGCCAATTAACAGAATAGGCATCAAAATAATGATCATCAGGTAGTCCAGGAAGGTGAATGTTCTCCTTGTAGCATAGTGCAAACAAGTCCTATCTTTCTAAAGGAAGAATACGCACATACATATGCTCATGAAAATGCAGTTTGAACAgaaaaaataaccaattgtcAATAAAACATATTCATACTTTGAGCAAACATGTTGAGgtgtcatgttgccctatgcccCAGGTGAGGTCTTGTTTAATTCTCCTGCCCATGTTGTCTTAATAGAATAttggtgctgtgaatttttgaCAGTACTTTTTATTTTCCTGAAGCTGAACAAATACCTTATTTCTAATGGATACGTTTGCATTGTGATCTAGAAGGTATTTGACAATCCTGATGTTTCCACTTCTACAGGCGGCTATGATCGGTGTGTCTCCCGTTCTCTCATCTTGATTGTTTACATTTCCAGCTTCGGTCAAGATCAGTTCTCGTACCTTCATGAGATCATCTTCATATGCTGCTTGACACATGGGCTATAGAAATAAAGTAAGTTAgcacaaaaaaacgtttcagtGTCACATCCTTGAAACATGAAAGTAAGCAGTTTATGAATTATGAGTGACATGCGACCCAGGTGGGAGGAAAAACAGGTTTGTTGACAATGTCAGATACTCAGGACAGTACaccacacatgcacacacccTTTCCAAACATAACCAAAAGTGTGCCAAgtttatattattttacataACAATGCACATAAAGGTGTAAGAGCATGTGGCAAAACCAAACAACTCCTTAATTTGTTTATGTAAACTATATTTTAAGATGTCCATGAAAACGGTTACTTATACTAATACAACTAGCAGAACAACTACTACTTTAACTATTACTGTACTAATAATAGTATCCTCTCAATTTTAAAGGATTCCTGTTTCTTCGATGTTAGTCTTGTATGACAATCTTCAAAGTTATGTTTTCACCAGTTTGCCTGAAAACATAGACAACGTGTGTGTTCTGCCTGAATGACACAAAGCAGTGGACACAGGATACTGGCGTAGTTAATAAATAACCAATCGACACAGAAGGCGGGTTAAGACAGCACGTTACTCACCTCCGAGTACAATATACCCATTTGGCTTCTTTTTAGCAGTTAGTCACAAAATGAAACTCAAACTCTTTATCCGAATTAGGAATATAAAACTATTAACAGCCTCTCGTGACTCGTCTGCCTGTATCATCGCTTAGATAAGGGTGTGGCCATTTAACGATTACGCTGGCGCAATGACGTCATCACGGCTGTTCAGGTGTTGCGGTGGATTCGTCACCACATTCATTTCTAATAATTTTAAACCAGTGTAGACCAACTCCATTCCAGTTTAAACAAGTATAATaactattaaaaacatttaaaacagataaaataTGAGGAAGCATTGGTTAAGTGTAGTTTTTTTGACGTTGTTGTGCCTTTTAATCTTGACAAGTATTTCCTCTTTTTATTGTGTTGGTAAATTTACACCTAAAAGCCTGAATGTGAAAACGTGCATATatttgattttttgttttattaagtcttatgtttattttgtcatactcttttaaaatattttaaggcaCAGTGTCTGGTTTCATgagatgtaaaaaaaacaattaacattaaaatatttttattcttactagCGTTTGCatggtaaaaaaacattaatttaaaagacgtatttttttttacaattgtatGTATTTGTCCTCACTGCTGTACCCTTGGCAAACAGCACGAGGCTCTTTAGCGATTTAAAGGAGTcgtgcgccatctagtggattaAAATTACAATCGTATCTACTCGATTTTTTGTGACGATCATCATCTCTCCCTACACACTACTTACAATAAGAATTAATATATGGTCTAGGCCTATAGGTTTAAAATTAATCTAATCACTGATCACATCTTCAGTATAACAAACGTAGGAGTCGGTCGGTCTATTTGAGAAATATGTAGTGAATTGCTGCGTTTACACTTTCAGTCCTATAGTCGCGCTCGGTTGACACTTGCCAATCCCACCTCTTTTGAGCTGTCACGGTGTTGGCCGTTTCACAATCCGAAATGTGCaacctccggaggtcgcatttccagtctgcatacgtcatcaacaCTGTCTTATTTccgaatattaacaattataaagtttactattattcttagttaatcgtatattgttgtaatatgcttatggttTGCGAATGTAATtctcagttaactgaaataaaccaggcttgatgacgtatgcagcctgcacatgcgacctccgcaggctgcagcctgcagccttcggattgagaaacggccgtTGTGTCTAAAAACCTAGTAAGATAAACAGCATTTGTGGATCCTGAGACTGATCTGACTAGGAAGAGATCAGAGATGCTGTCTAGATAGGCTGCTCACGAGCTTTTAAAACACGCCCGCGTCGCTCGCTGAAAGCAGCGCTACAGCCGCGGCCGATTCCAGCAGCATTCATCTGCTTCGGGCAAGCCATCTGACATCACAGGTTATTCGCTTTGAAAAGCAACAAATCAGCCATTTTAGCCCCGTGTGCATATcaatgcaaaaacaacaaagcttTCATGAGGAACAAAAGCAAAAGGGCGAtagttttaaacaataataaaaaccaGGGTCTTTCATTTCCGCGAGTTGCTTGTTTTCGCACTGATTTCTAGTATGTGCCACATGTGATTGTAGGAATGTGGAGCATGAGTTCACAACAGCCCATCACCTACAggtaagtgttttattaaatttACACATCACATTTTTGTACAATCAGATAAAGCCTAGGgttattattgtttttgtttcaattCCATTTCctgcttatactgtatgtaaTTGATACACTGAAGCCACAGATTGGAAATGAATCTTCGACCTGCTCAATGTCACTGAATGTTTCctttttgtattatttaattattttatatattggacAGCAGTTTTGCTTAAGAATGTTGGCTTGACACATTAGTCAAAAGCCTGTCTAATATTAATTCTCTAGTTTTAGGTAGCTATATTAATACAGTAGAGCTTGATCATACAAAACATACTTGTATGATCGTATGTGTATGACTATGTATTATAACtcatgaaaagtttttttcaacCAGAGATGCAAAACGTATGTAtgcatttgtgtatttttaaattaagttgATTTCAACGTGAACTTTGATATCAATTCAGGCATACTACAGGAGAGATAAATAGCTGTATTATATTCTATATATGTTTAGGACATAGAACCATACTGTTATGGGGCCAATGGTCATCTTGTTATTACTGTATATTCGAACAGTCATGTTTTGTTGatagtttaaaatgtgactTCACAAAAACATGTTTGCAGGTTGTGATTTAGTTACACAACAATGTTGAAGAACCACTCATCCCTTTTTGAAAATGCTTTCAATTTTACCGTATTTACCCTCCTTAGACTCCAACAAAGTGCACTTATAGTAATCTACACATATGATTGTTGTTTTCCTCTAGACACTTAATAGTGATTGAGTAAGACCaaatcaaagattgaaataaaagtgaaatcaataattgaaatcaaacttaaaACTCATAATTTCATAATTAGATGATTAGGAGACTAtcttggatttcacagacaggatctATATGATGCCTAAATCCCTTTGCTAGTATGGATGTAGGTATTCATAATCTATTTAAACCACCTTTTTTTTAGAAGTAATAGGTTATTTACTGATAAGTAAATGTGGGGCATTAATcgaaatattttatatgttatttattttgtagagATGCAATTATTTTTTCCATAATGCAAATAATTTTACATTATGATTTTTATGCGGAGCCGTCATTATCAGTGATTGCTCAGTGTTAAATTTCACATCTCTCTTACACCATGCTTTAATTTTAACAGTGCATCTGCTTTAAGTTGCCATGGCAGCATTACTCTGTGAATTTATTTCTATGGCGTTGagacattttcatttaattctCTTTATTTGAGAAAGTGTGCCACggctctaagctttcaaacagtaataGACCTCAAAGTGAGAAACCGTCCAATATGTATCCAGCATTGTGCCCGGTAAAAAACCCTGACCAAGGATTTTTTTCACAGCTGAAGATATCCATGAGTCACAATATTTTGCTGCATGGTAACTAGCTGTCATAGCAACTGTAGCACAGATTCTGGACTGAATAACCTTGTTATTTGGACCGAAATACTAAAATTTCATTTGATAATCTCTGTGGAAATGCACTAGGCACGGTTACCGTGTAAATGGATTAGGAAGAATACGCTAGTAGGAAATAAAAAGCAAAGTGAAAGCCAAAGCTAGTGTTGAGTGTGCAGAAAGCATCATGTCTTTGTTGTCTGCGCTTAAATGGAAAGGCTGCATCGACCCGGTGGCCTATTAAGTGGTGCCTTGTTGCCAGATACAATGTTTCTTGCTCCTCAGCTTGGAATCATCTTGGGAGATGACAGATGGATGCTTAGGGAGGATCGGAGCCTGCCAGCAAACATCATAAACTTACCATGGACCAGGGCTTCAGTTTCAGCACGCTGGTGAGTGGCAGTGTGGGAGGAAGGGGGTGGTGGGGACAGCTGATCTTACTTTCAGGGATGGAAAAGGTCCTGTGACTCATTTCCATTAGCATTCCCACTGCAGCTGCTCTGTCATTCAGATCCCGGAAGGGGAGGGAGGGATGCAACGGATATAACccctcactcacacacacacatacactatGCATCCCCTCTTGGTGAATGCATGATCAAACGCAGTCCTTTATTCCGGCCACCCAACTTTAAGTTTGGCCCTCCACCAGTATTCACAGATTTTTGTACGCATACTGTTCGAAGTCAAGCAAACTGTCATGTCAGCAATGGTAACAGCTCCACAGGCTCTTATTGGAGTCCTTCTGTGTCCTGCTGCATGTTGATAAGACGCCCACTCTTTTCAGTCACCCTACAAAAAAACAGAGGCTCTCTGTAGTGATTAGTATGAGAGCCATTGGTGCCGGTTGTTCCGGTTCGCTCAAGCTGGGTGATGAATAGAGCTTATGTTGTGTGTATCCGAGGCCTGTGATAACGTTCTGCATCTCTGGTGTTTTACAGAAAAAGCTAGCGGCCGAGCCGGACTACACCGACATCACTCTACCGGCGGTCGAGCGAGTTCGGGCCCTCAGCAAAATGGGCTATACCATCGAGATAAATGAAGACATCACGCCGTGGCGTTACTTTCGCTCCGGAGTGGAGATGGAGCGTATGGCAGCCGTTTATCTTGAAGAGGGCAGTCTGGAGAACGCCTTTGTCCTCTACAACAAATTTATCACGTACTGTCTTTTAGCATATTGTTACTCtatagggcttttcacactgcgcttaaccctgggttatctaCATTCTAAACCCTGCTTTTAACCTATAGGTAAAGGATTGTTTTACACTTGTAATTTAGATACagggttatccctgaaattaatcaagggttatgaaaccctgctaGCCCTGCTTTTGTGAAGTAAACCCCACATTGCGGTGCCAAAGGCACGCAGTGTGAACGAAGCAGGGTTAGAATATTATGATCCCTAATAAAACACAGCTAAAGCAGCTAAACAAGGTGTTAAGGGTTGTTTGAtcattacagacaggtgtgtagGAGCTGGGTCGAAGACACCTGACCtagggtttaggaatgcacagttTGAAACGTCAAAgtatgaatacccagggttacATATTAACCCGTGGTTAAGTAAGAACAGTGTGAAGTGTGAAACAGATAAGACAGGATTCCGTTAACCCAAGGTTtagaataacccagggttaactatttccagtgtgaaaagcccttcTGTGTACACTGCCAGTCAAAAGTTTGTACACGGttgattaaataaatttttttgtgatcATAGAGAACGTTATTTTTAAATGGATAATTTGGAGTGCTTTATAGggatactccacttttttttgaaaatatgctaatttttcagttcccctagaattaaacattagttttttaccattttggaatccattcagctgatctctggtttggctgtaccacttttagcatagcttagcacaatccattgaatctgattagaccattagcatcgcgctaaaaaataaccaaagagttttgatatttttcctatttaaaactttactccctgtagttacatcatgtattaagaccgatggaaaattaaaagttgtgattttctaggctgatatgcctaggaactatactctcattctggcataataatcaaagactttgctgctgtaacatggctgcagcaggcgtagtgatattacgcaccgcccaaaaatagtcccctgctattgaaagttaccgaggggactatttttgggcactgcgtaataacatttaaataggtaatgctaatggtctaatccaaTTTAATGGAtcatgctaagctatgctaaaagaggtaccgccagacccggagatcagctgaatggattccaaaacggaaaaatcaaatgtttaactctaggggagctgaaaaatgaacatattttcaaataaaggCGAGTGTCCCTTGAAGTCTTCCTGTAGTCAAGCATTTTATCAgctaaaactcatctttgagcatcataatagcatatatAAAAGTTGGACATGTCACAGTAATTTCCTAATGCTTTAAAtcagcttgaatgtaactctacacccttgccCCATTTAGTGTACACAGAGATCTATTATGtgaattagtccccgcctctactCAATTGCATAACTCGGACCAtggatatgaatatgcaaattagtccctgcCTTCACTCTTTTGCACTACCTCGGACctagatatatatgtaaatagatgcAACATTCGTCAGTTTCAGACCCACATATGCAAAGTTTGGTTTCACCGAATGCATACGTGAACTGCCGCACTAATCTTTAAGCGCTAAGTCTACGTGGCATCCAGACATCTATGACTCGAACTACTGATTAACACGTTCAACTGTGTTAATGTGATTGGTTACATTAAAACcccacatagacatataaacaccACTAAAACATGATTTTCTCCACAGGGGGATTTTAGATCCCTATACTTTCAGAAAAAGGGACAAAAGCTGTCACCATAACGTTACCTTTTTTAAAGGCCCTAGTTTGTATGATTTTTTATTACTCTCAAAAAAAATAAGGTGTGCTCAAACATTTGACTGGTACATTAGTAAACATTAACTATCTAAATCTAAATTTATTggcatacagtacattaaataaaaaatgtaatgctaTTTATTCTATAAAACATTTAGTCCTCTACAAAATGTATTCCTCTATCCTGTCATAATATAGTTACAgcactgtgcaaaagtcttaggccaccaccaccagacttgttgttttagaagttttaatgtcatccatatttattttaccttctattttattaagatacaaacagaaaattcaggaaatatgtacaaaaaataaataattaaattatcaggatgtcttttta
The Paramisgurnus dabryanus chromosome 1, PD_genome_1.1, whole genome shotgun sequence genome window above contains:
- the ankrd22 gene encoding ankyrin repeat domain-containing protein 22; translated protein: MGILYSEPMCQAAYEDDLMKVRELILTEAGNVNNQDERTGDTPIIAACRSGNIRIVKYLLDHNANVSIRNKKDRTCLHYATRRTFTFLDYLMIIILMPILLIGYLIMVEKQKKNVALMELLLTSKVDINAIDYKGNTGLHYACHRKSQRIIPLLLLKNADVSIKNKKHETPLDIAKRLKFHKIVAMLTKSM